Proteins from a single region of Sediminitomix flava:
- a CDS encoding GNAT family N-acetyltransferase, translating into MNIFNIRSLDQIEAVAKLGAEIWEDHYTPIIGKEQVSYMLDKFQSVHAVQTQIESENYHYFGLEESGLVGYLAVQKRAEAMFLSKFYIHKSERGKGFAKLALKFVEDFALKNECTEISLTVNKYNSGSIKAYEKMGFKSVDEVVADIGQGYVMDDYIMKKLIK; encoded by the coding sequence ATGAATATTTTTAATATCAGATCTTTAGATCAAATTGAGGCCGTAGCTAAGCTTGGTGCTGAAATTTGGGAAGATCATTACACACCTATCATCGGTAAGGAACAAGTGAGTTATATGTTGGATAAATTCCAATCGGTTCATGCGGTTCAAACTCAGATAGAAAGTGAAAACTATCATTACTTCGGACTTGAGGAAAGTGGTCTAGTGGGCTATTTGGCAGTACAAAAAAGAGCCGAAGCTATGTTCTTGAGTAAGTTTTATATCCATAAGTCAGAGAGAGGAAAAGGTTTTGCAAAGCTTGCATTGAAGTTTGTGGAGGACTTTGCGCTTAAAAATGAGTGTACAGAAATTTCGTTGACCGTAAATAAGTACAATTCGGGGAGTATAAAAGCCTATGAGAAAATGGGTTTTAAAAGTGTAGATGAGGTCGTGGCAGATATTGGGCAGGGCTATGTCATGGATGATTACATTATGAAGAAATTGATTAAATAA
- a CDS encoding sensor histidine kinase, giving the protein MYTKRSFLFRWIASGLIAVIHVLSVREMNGHTNPVEGLDKWILLELMVVYGLFSEGNVFIDHMLDKKMPWFNHWKKRPFKQFLLSYIWCHSLFIFYIFLFRKEELWENRMVDGSAQYFTIVLDTISGVFLVLFFNSALFVRKSILHIQKATSEIETLKQEKLKADYQSLQDQLNPHFLFNSLNVLISEIYEDQDKAVQFTQHLSDVYRYVLQSSKKMTVSVSSEMKFIEKFAYLQKTRLGEGLQICCKLDKELLECQIPPLSIQVLIENAIKHNVVSEKEPLLIDIKTKGDRLYVINNLQPKTSTYSTETGLKNIFGRYEIISDRKVIIEKTEQEYIVSIPLLDKED; this is encoded by the coding sequence ATGTACACCAAAAGATCCTTCTTATTCCGTTGGATTGCCTCAGGCTTAATTGCGGTGATACATGTATTGTCTGTACGGGAAATGAATGGGCACACAAATCCTGTAGAAGGTTTAGACAAATGGATTCTTTTAGAACTCATGGTTGTCTATGGACTTTTCAGCGAAGGGAATGTCTTTATCGATCATATGTTGGACAAGAAAATGCCTTGGTTCAACCATTGGAAGAAAAGACCTTTCAAGCAATTTTTACTGAGTTATATATGGTGTCATTCTTTATTTATTTTCTACATCTTTCTTTTCAGAAAGGAAGAGCTGTGGGAAAATAGAATGGTAGATGGGTCTGCTCAATATTTCACAATTGTATTAGATACGATTTCTGGAGTATTCTTAGTACTCTTTTTCAATTCAGCCTTATTTGTTCGAAAGTCAATCTTACATATTCAGAAAGCCACCTCTGAAATTGAGACTTTAAAACAAGAAAAGTTAAAGGCCGATTATCAATCACTTCAAGATCAACTAAATCCTCATTTTCTTTTCAATAGCCTTAATGTTTTGATCTCCGAAATTTATGAAGATCAAGATAAGGCGGTTCAGTTTACTCAGCACCTTTCAGATGTTTATCGTTATGTTTTGCAAAGCAGCAAGAAGATGACGGTTTCTGTAAGTAGCGAAATGAAATTTATAGAGAAGTTTGCTTACCTTCAGAAAACTCGTTTGGGAGAAGGTTTACAAATTTGTTGTAAGCTAGATAAGGAGTTGTTGGAATGTCAGATACCACCACTATCCATACAAGTACTGATAGAAAATGCGATCAAACATAACGTAGTAAGTGAAAAAGAGCCTCTCTTGATCGACATCAAGACAAAAGGAGATAGGCTTTATGTGATCAATAATTTACAACCAAAGACATCAACTTATTCCACCGAAACAGGGTTAAAGAATATCTTTGGACGTTATGAAATTATATCAGATCGAAAAGTAATAATCGAAAAGACAGAACAAGAATATATAGTAAGTATCCCCTTGTTAGACAAAGAGGATTAA
- a CDS encoding pyruvate dehydrogenase complex dihydrolipoamide acetyltransferase, with amino-acid sequence MAEVIRMPKMSDTMKEGVIASWLVKVGDQVSSGDILAEVETDKATMELESYEDGTILYIGVEAGEAVEIDGIIAVIGEEGEDYQSLLSGAAAPSAPAAEAAPVEVQEEAAAPAAPAIDTSSIPAAVVRMPKMSDTMKEGVIAAWLVKVGDEIASGDVIAEVETDKATMELESYDDGTLLYIGAEAGQAVAIDGVIAIIGEAGTDFQPLLDAAAAPAATTPSAPAAPAPEVKAEAPKAAAPAPKPAPAATSSAPVSREAAPAPESDGKRVFASPLAKKLAADKGFNIAMIPGSGEHGRVVKRDVEAFVPQPTEAPAVQATASAAVAAGVEGFRDEKVSQMRKTIANRLSEAKFTAPHFYLTVEIDMDQAIASRKSINEFAAPTKVSFNDMVIKAASVALKQHPYINASWQGDKIVHHDHVHMGVAVAVPDGLLVPVVRFADTKPLSAISAEVKDLAGKAKDKKLQPSDWEGSTFTISNLGMFGIESFTGIINPPNACIMAVSAIKQVPVVKNGQVVPGNVMKVTMSCDHRVVDGAVGAQFLQTFKSLLEDPVRILV; translated from the coding sequence ATGGCAGAAGTTATTAGAATGCCCAAGATGAGTGACACCATGAAAGAAGGTGTTATTGCTTCTTGGCTTGTGAAAGTTGGTGACCAAGTATCCTCAGGTGATATCTTAGCTGAAGTTGAAACTGACAAAGCAACAATGGAATTGGAGTCTTATGAAGACGGTACAATTCTTTATATCGGTGTTGAGGCTGGTGAAGCTGTAGAAATAGACGGCATTATCGCAGTAATCGGAGAAGAGGGTGAAGATTACCAATCGCTTCTTTCTGGTGCTGCTGCTCCTAGTGCACCTGCTGCTGAAGCTGCTCCTGTAGAAGTTCAAGAGGAAGCCGCTGCTCCTGCTGCACCTGCAATTGATACATCATCAATCCCTGCTGCTGTAGTTCGTATGCCAAAAATGAGTGACACTATGAAAGAAGGTGTTATTGCTGCTTGGCTTGTGAAAGTTGGTGACGAAATCGCTTCTGGTGATGTAATTGCAGAAGTTGAGACTGATAAAGCTACAATGGAGTTAGAATCTTATGATGACGGAACTCTATTATATATCGGTGCAGAAGCTGGTCAAGCTGTTGCTATTGATGGCGTAATCGCTATCATTGGTGAAGCTGGAACTGACTTCCAACCATTATTGGACGCTGCTGCGGCTCCTGCTGCAACTACTCCATCGGCACCTGCTGCTCCAGCTCCTGAAGTAAAAGCTGAAGCTCCTAAGGCAGCTGCTCCTGCTCCAAAACCAGCTCCTGCTGCTACTAGCAGTGCTCCAGTTTCTCGTGAAGCAGCTCCTGCTCCAGAGTCTGACGGTAAAAGAGTATTCGCTTCTCCATTGGCTAAGAAATTGGCTGCAGACAAAGGGTTCAATATCGCAATGATTCCTGGTTCTGGAGAGCACGGACGTGTAGTAAAAAGAGATGTTGAAGCATTCGTTCCTCAACCAACTGAAGCTCCTGCTGTACAAGCAACAGCTTCTGCGGCTGTAGCTGCTGGTGTTGAAGGCTTCAGAGATGAGAAAGTTTCTCAAATGCGTAAGACGATTGCAAACCGTCTTTCAGAAGCTAAATTTACTGCGCCTCACTTCTACTTAACGGTAGAAATTGATATGGATCAAGCAATCGCTTCTCGTAAGAGTATCAACGAATTTGCAGCTCCAACAAAAGTTTCATTCAACGATATGGTAATCAAAGCTGCTTCTGTTGCTTTGAAACAACATCCATACATCAATGCTTCTTGGCAAGGAGATAAGATCGTACACCACGATCATGTACACATGGGTGTAGCTGTTGCTGTTCCTGACGGTCTTCTTGTACCAGTTGTTCGTTTTGCAGATACTAAGCCTCTTTCAGCTATCTCTGCTGAAGTAAAAGATTTGGCTGGTAAAGCAAAAGATAAGAAACTACAACCATCTGATTGGGAAGGAAGTACTTTCACTATCTCTAACTTAGGTATGTTTGGTATTGAGTCATTCACTGGAATCATCAATCCTCCAAACGCTTGTATCATGGCAGTTTCTGCGATCAAGCAAGTACCAGTAGTGAAAAACGGACAAGTTGTTCCTGGAAACGTAATGAAAGTAACAATGTCTTGTGACCACAGAGTGGTAGATGGTGCTGTAGGTGCTCAATTCCTACAAACATTCAAGTCATTGCTTGAAGATCCTGTAAGAATTCTTGTATAA
- a CDS encoding phospholipid scramblase-related protein encodes MTEVLAKNLFFIKEHVGMFKASNNYDIYDPETNEMFMTCREENLGFFTKLLRFTDYKRMTPFNIEIRTASGEKVLTVKRGISIFLSTVEVFDANDQLIGMFKQKFFSIGGKFSVLDAQENELCKLKGKWTSWDFKFVKDDVQFAHVSKEWAGLGKELFTTADNYMLEIDANIPADHPIRQLILAAVMCIDMVLKE; translated from the coding sequence ATGACTGAAGTATTAGCTAAAAACCTATTTTTTATCAAAGAACACGTAGGGATGTTCAAGGCATCTAATAACTATGATATCTACGACCCAGAAACCAATGAAATGTTTATGACTTGTCGTGAAGAGAATCTTGGTTTCTTCACAAAGTTGTTACGTTTTACGGATTACAAAAGAATGACGCCATTCAATATTGAAATCCGTACAGCAAGTGGCGAGAAAGTTTTGACAGTGAAAAGAGGGATTTCAATTTTTCTTTCAACAGTAGAAGTTTTCGATGCCAATGATCAATTGATTGGTATGTTCAAACAAAAGTTTTTCTCAATCGGAGGGAAATTTTCAGTATTGGATGCTCAAGAAAATGAGCTTTGTAAACTGAAAGGTAAATGGACAAGCTGGGATTTTAAGTTTGTGAAAGACGATGTGCAGTTTGCTCATGTGAGTAAAGAATGGGCAGGGTTAGGAAAAGAGTTATTCACTACGGCAGATAATTATATGTTGGAAATTGATGCGAATATTCCAGCAGACCACCCAATCAGACAGTTGATTTTGGCTGCTGTCATGTGTATTGATATGGTCTTGAAAGAATAG
- a CDS encoding RNA polymerase sigma factor yields MTDEALMQAVSQGDLQKAAVLFERYKQKVYQYFLYTTQNRTESDDLTQNVFLRMLKYRSSYNADYAFKPWLFGIARNLRARHFEKSNQAPLPLQEEKIQEVEQSAEVRLEQLEVSAQLQFALADLDETDRELIVMSKILKVKQAEIAEMLGLSTTHVKVKVHRALGKLREIYFQYEKH; encoded by the coding sequence ATGACTGACGAGGCGTTAATGCAAGCCGTTAGTCAAGGCGATTTACAAAAGGCAGCAGTGCTTTTTGAGCGTTACAAGCAAAAAGTGTATCAGTATTTTTTATACACAACTCAGAATAGAACAGAGAGTGATGATCTCACTCAGAATGTTTTTCTACGGATGTTGAAGTACCGATCGAGTTATAACGCTGACTACGCTTTTAAACCTTGGCTTTTTGGTATAGCTCGTAATCTTCGGGCTAGGCATTTTGAAAAAAGTAATCAAGCACCTTTACCCCTACAAGAAGAGAAAATTCAGGAGGTAGAACAAAGTGCAGAGGTTCGGTTAGAGCAACTGGAAGTAAGTGCACAGCTTCAATTTGCTTTAGCTGATTTGGATGAAACCGATCGAGAATTGATTGTGATGTCAAAAATCTTGAAGGTAAAACAAGCAGAAATTGCTGAAATGCTAGGTTTGAGTACTACTCATGTAAAAGTGAAAGTACACCGAGCATTGGGCAAACTGCGTGAAATCTATTTTCAGTATGAAAAACATTAA
- a CDS encoding tryptophan 2,3-dioxygenase family protein produces the protein MHKNRGPVYYADYLQLDKLLDAQLPLSKKYGEECHDEMLFILVHQTYELWFKQIIHEIADVQRIFSQEEIDEKEIHLAVTRLQRIQKVQEVIQGHLGVLETMTPMDFLEFRDLLVPASGFQSVQFREIEIRLGLKTDQREGVDREFFTGRLNDQDKSRIDETEKVTSVFDSMEAWLERLPFTQQKIFDFWEQYAAAVDQMLEEDHKLIVENPTLNDKMREIQLTHLEMTRSTFNALLNEENYEAWQAEGNIRLSRKALFNALFIFLYREEPVLQQPFQFLNMLIDIDEGFTSWRYRHALMAQRMLGTKIGTGGSSGHKYLKKATQNNRIFLDLFNLSTFLIPKAYLPELPHDVKKQLDFFFSRVGV, from the coding sequence ATGCACAAGAACAGAGGACCCGTATATTATGCAGACTATCTACAGCTCGATAAATTATTGGATGCTCAATTGCCTTTGAGTAAAAAGTATGGCGAGGAATGTCACGATGAAATGCTTTTCATATTGGTACATCAGACTTACGAATTGTGGTTTAAGCAAATCATTCATGAGATTGCAGATGTACAACGAATCTTTTCACAAGAAGAGATTGATGAAAAAGAAATTCATTTGGCAGTGACTCGCTTACAGCGAATTCAGAAAGTTCAGGAAGTTATTCAAGGACATCTGGGCGTATTGGAAACGATGACTCCAATGGATTTTCTTGAGTTTCGTGATCTTTTGGTGCCTGCGTCAGGTTTTCAGTCGGTACAATTTAGAGAGATTGAAATCAGATTAGGACTGAAAACAGATCAAAGAGAAGGGGTAGACAGAGAATTTTTTACAGGAAGACTAAATGATCAAGATAAATCGAGAATTGATGAGACAGAGAAAGTAACATCCGTTTTTGATAGTATGGAAGCGTGGCTGGAACGTTTGCCTTTTACGCAGCAGAAAATCTTTGATTTTTGGGAGCAGTATGCTGCTGCAGTAGATCAAATGTTGGAAGAAGATCACAAATTAATTGTGGAGAATCCTACCTTAAATGACAAAATGCGTGAGATTCAACTGACGCATCTTGAGATGACTCGTTCAACTTTCAATGCCTTATTGAATGAAGAAAACTATGAAGCTTGGCAAGCTGAAGGGAATATCCGATTATCTCGCAAAGCTTTGTTCAATGCTTTATTTATTTTCTTGTATAGAGAAGAACCAGTACTTCAGCAGCCATTCCAGTTTTTAAATATGCTCATTGATATTGATGAAGGATTTACCTCTTGGAGGTACAGACATGCGCTTATGGCACAACGAATGCTTGGTACTAAAATAGGGACAGGAGGTTCATCAGGTCATAAGTATTTGAAGAAAGCGACACAGAATAATCGTATTTTCTTAGATCTTTTCAACTTATCAACATTCTTAATTCCGAAAGCTTATTTGCCAGAACTACCTCATGATGTTAAAAAGCAATTGGATTTCTTTTTCTCAAGAGTAGGCGTATAG
- a CDS encoding cysteine hydrolase family protein has translation MKSIPALILIDLQEGFKNEEHWGGNRNNLFAEENAAKLLAYWRANEMPLFHVKHDSTEENSPLNPKNEGNKILEIVAPKDGEVVIGKNVNSAFIGTDLKERLDAVNIETLVIVGLTTNHCISTTTRMAGNLGYETFLIADATATFDRKGIDGMDYSSELMHETALASLNEEFATVLNTSQILEKLEVSTPS, from the coding sequence ATGAAATCTATACCAGCACTAATACTGATAGACCTTCAAGAAGGCTTTAAAAATGAAGAGCATTGGGGAGGTAACCGAAACAATTTATTTGCAGAAGAAAATGCTGCTAAGTTACTAGCATATTGGAGAGCGAATGAAATGCCTCTTTTCCATGTAAAGCATGACTCTACAGAAGAAAATTCGCCTCTAAATCCGAAAAATGAAGGCAATAAAATTTTGGAAATTGTAGCGCCAAAAGATGGAGAAGTTGTAATTGGAAAAAATGTGAATAGTGCTTTCATCGGGACGGATTTGAAAGAACGTTTGGATGCTGTAAATATCGAAACTTTGGTGATTGTGGGTTTGACAACAAATCACTGTATTTCGACAACCACTCGTATGGCAGGGAATTTAGGTTACGAGACTTTCTTGATTGCAGATGCTACAGCAACTTTCGACAGAAAGGGAATAGATGGAATGGATTACAGCAGCGAATTGATGCATGAAACAGCTTTGGCATCCTTGAATGAAGAATTTGCAACTGTATTGAATACAAGTCAGATTTTAGAAAAATTAGAGGTGTCTACCCCTAGTTAA
- a CDS encoding aldo/keto reductase: protein MKLRELGNTGLQVSPIGLGTAALGRPGYINLGHGADLAEQNSVQAMEQRMHQMLAIAYQKGIRYFDAARSYGKAEEFLHSWFQKNPSSKDLVIGSKWGYTYTADWSISAEKHEVKEHSLVNLQKQWAESQSLLKNYLDIYQIHSATIDSGVLDNQEVLDQLWKYKEEGVKIGLSLSGIKQNETLDKALEIQYNSELLFDTVQVTWNILESVLSPYLEKAAQQGMGVIVKEGVANGRLTSRNVEADFVEKKQVLAEIAANHNVEIDAVALAVILHQKWCGVALSGASTEEQLQSNLNAVDLKFSTKELSTLLSLAESSEDYWAKRSALAWN from the coding sequence ATGAAATTAAGAGAACTCGGAAATACAGGATTACAAGTGAGTCCGATAGGCTTGGGTACAGCCGCATTGGGACGTCCAGGTTATATCAATTTAGGACATGGAGCTGATTTGGCAGAACAGAATTCTGTTCAAGCTATGGAACAACGAATGCACCAAATGTTAGCGATTGCTTACCAAAAAGGAATACGATACTTTGATGCAGCCCGATCTTATGGAAAAGCCGAAGAATTTCTTCATTCTTGGTTTCAAAAAAATCCATCCTCAAAAGATTTAGTAATAGGCTCTAAATGGGGCTACACATATACCGCCGATTGGTCGATTTCTGCCGAAAAACACGAAGTAAAAGAACATTCTTTAGTAAACCTTCAGAAACAATGGGCAGAATCACAGTCTCTTCTTAAGAACTACCTCGATATTTATCAAATACATTCTGCCACTATTGATAGTGGTGTGTTAGATAATCAAGAAGTCTTAGATCAGCTTTGGAAATACAAAGAGGAAGGAGTAAAAATAGGGCTTAGTTTGAGTGGAATTAAGCAGAATGAAACACTCGATAAAGCATTAGAAATTCAATATAATTCAGAACTTTTATTTGATACGGTTCAAGTAACTTGGAATATCTTGGAGTCGGTATTATCTCCATATTTAGAGAAGGCAGCCCAACAAGGAATGGGAGTGATTGTGAAAGAAGGCGTAGCAAATGGACGATTGACTTCAAGAAATGTAGAAGCTGATTTTGTAGAGAAAAAACAAGTTTTAGCCGAAATAGCTGCAAATCACAATGTGGAAATTGATGCTGTAGCTTTAGCGGTTATTCTTCATCAGAAATGGTGTGGTGTTGCATTGAGTGGGGCAAGTACAGAAGAGCAATTGCAGTCTAATTTGAATGCAGTTGATTTAAAATTTTCAACAAAAGAATTATCTACACTTTTATCTTTGGCAGAATCTTCAGAAGATTATTGGGCAAAACGATCTGCCTTAGCTTGGAATTAG
- a CDS encoding HEAT repeat domain-containing protein, with product MEKEPLDDKLIRYLEGDLSKQEAEELETSLKQDDETKQDLEDFETLFKDLDSLNVTETPTSVDKVFYEALETEEQKAKGKTISFKAYWKIGGQVAAAIILFVFGMQFNSSTSDSPTGDWEQNFVQLSEEMKETKKLLILNMLKAPSASDRIQAVSYANELPEEVSEIVMALISSVRYDQNPNVRQNSAYALQRFGYDSRVQKALTEALDEEHDVSVQFALIEILSQWKVKTALPRMRELMQDKEGHPLLIDKAAEGVGLML from the coding sequence ATGGAGAAAGAACCACTTGATGATAAACTCATCCGTTACCTCGAAGGTGATTTGTCAAAACAAGAAGCAGAAGAGCTAGAAACTTCTCTGAAACAAGATGATGAAACAAAGCAAGATTTAGAAGACTTTGAAACCTTGTTTAAAGATCTTGATTCATTGAACGTGACAGAGACTCCTACTTCTGTAGATAAAGTTTTTTACGAAGCTTTAGAGACAGAAGAACAAAAAGCTAAAGGGAAGACGATTTCTTTTAAAGCTTATTGGAAAATAGGAGGGCAAGTTGCCGCAGCTATCATTCTTTTTGTATTCGGAATGCAATTCAATTCATCAACGTCAGATTCACCAACAGGTGATTGGGAGCAGAATTTTGTACAGCTTTCTGAAGAAATGAAGGAAACCAAAAAGCTATTAATTCTGAATATGCTCAAGGCTCCTTCAGCAAGTGATCGAATTCAAGCTGTGAGTTATGCAAATGAGTTACCCGAAGAAGTGAGTGAAATTGTAATGGCCTTAATTTCATCGGTCAGATATGATCAAAACCCAAATGTTCGTCAGAATTCAGCTTATGCCTTGCAACGTTTTGGCTACGATAGTAGAGTCCAAAAAGCACTGACAGAAGCTTTGGATGAAGAACATGATGTTTCTGTACAGTTTGCCCTTATCGAAATCCTTTCGCAGTGGAAGGTGAAAACAGCTTTGCCTAGAATGCGAGAGTTGATGCAAGACAAAGAAGGTCATCCTCTACTTATTGATAAGGCTGCTGAAGGAGTTGGTTTAATGCTTTAA
- a CDS encoding LytR/AlgR family response regulator transcription factor translates to MKEVFNVVVVEDELPSQRLLVNLIKRVRPNWVILEKFTGVKDTTEWLQDNIDNVDLLFLDIQLSDGLSFEIVEKIDQPVPVIFTTAYDEYAIQAFEVYSMGYLLKPINPQDLESVIKKVEFGFSKAEEYFGGGATEEVDYKELVESIQKKEIKYRDRFLVNYGSGFLKLNVEDIALFHSINKTTLAVTYDKKEYVVDLTLERLEEQLNPDKYFRVNRQMIMNIDAIQSIEQYFNGKLLVKPTMSFNEEIMVSREKARLFKNWINQ, encoded by the coding sequence ATGAAAGAGGTTTTTAATGTTGTAGTTGTCGAAGACGAGTTGCCTTCACAACGATTATTGGTCAATCTTATCAAAAGAGTACGCCCAAATTGGGTGATTTTGGAAAAGTTTACGGGCGTAAAAGATACGACAGAATGGCTTCAAGATAACATAGATAATGTAGACTTACTTTTTTTAGATATTCAGCTTTCTGATGGTCTGAGTTTCGAAATTGTAGAAAAAATAGACCAACCTGTTCCTGTGATATTTACCACAGCATACGATGAATATGCTATCCAAGCTTTTGAGGTGTATAGCATGGGATATCTATTAAAACCGATCAATCCGCAAGATTTAGAAAGTGTAATTAAAAAAGTTGAGTTCGGTTTCTCTAAAGCAGAAGAATACTTTGGAGGAGGAGCTACAGAGGAAGTAGATTACAAAGAATTGGTTGAGAGTATTCAGAAGAAAGAAATCAAATACAGAGATCGATTCTTGGTGAATTATGGTAGCGGATTTCTGAAATTGAATGTAGAAGATATTGCACTTTTCCATTCAATCAACAAAACGACTTTAGCAGTCACTTATGATAAGAAAGAATATGTAGTTGATCTTACCCTAGAACGTTTGGAAGAGCAGCTTAATCCTGATAAGTATTTTAGAGTGAATCGTCAGATGATCATGAATATTGATGCGATTCAGAGTATCGAACAATATTTCAATGGGAAATTGCTAGTAAAGCCTACAATGAGTTTCAATGAGGAAATCATGGTGAGTAGGGAAAAAGCAAGACTTTTTAAAAATTGGATCAATCAATAA
- a CDS encoding DUF4097 family beta strand repeat-containing protein codes for MKKILLFVLGVLLTQSLFASEKEYKIKLKNSAENKIRLDIDQTDLTIEGYKGNEVLIKVQGEFRELPERAQGLKPLTRLRDNTGVGLAMQQEGNTLFLAKAMQGKIKIEMKVPENVALNIQESSFFDDNTFSLKSLKGEIEVKGKNATIRLEDVYGPVIANTTSGDIYCAYAELIDRPHQLSCTSGVLEVVLPKNSKVDLSLKTYQGEVYTDFDIVSASNKKSSSPVAMYSLNNFKGTINGGGTSVHLQATSNDIYLRQSK; via the coding sequence ATGAAAAAGATACTATTGTTTGTACTTGGTGTACTTCTTACTCAAAGTTTGTTTGCTTCTGAAAAAGAGTATAAAATAAAGCTGAAAAATTCAGCAGAGAATAAAATCAGACTAGATATTGATCAGACTGATTTAACCATAGAAGGATATAAAGGGAATGAAGTGTTGATCAAAGTTCAAGGAGAATTTAGGGAGTTGCCGGAAAGAGCACAAGGTCTAAAACCTCTGACTAGGCTTAGAGATAATACAGGCGTAGGGCTAGCAATGCAGCAAGAAGGAAATACACTTTTTTTAGCCAAGGCTATGCAGGGGAAAATCAAAATAGAAATGAAAGTGCCAGAAAATGTGGCCTTGAATATCCAAGAGTCTAGTTTCTTTGATGATAATACTTTTAGCCTAAAATCTTTGAAAGGAGAAATTGAGGTGAAAGGAAAAAATGCTACTATCCGATTAGAAGATGTATATGGTCCCGTTATAGCGAATACTACGAGTGGAGATATTTATTGTGCTTATGCAGAATTGATCGATCGACCACATCAACTCTCGTGTACATCGGGTGTGTTGGAAGTTGTTTTACCAAAGAATTCAAAAGTTGATTTGAGCTTGAAAACCTATCAAGGAGAGGTGTATACCGATTTTGATATTGTATCTGCATCTAATAAAAAAAGTAGTTCTCCAGTAGCCATGTATAGCCTAAATAACTTCAAGGGGACGATAAATGGCGGAGGAACTTCTGTACACCTTCAAGCAACGAGTAACGATATTTATCTCAGACAAAGCAAATAA
- a CDS encoding DUF4097 family beta strand repeat-containing protein: MFRILLLISAFLFGIAGREQTAQTFQQEVKVTKDQSIELELKFAEFIQVKGWKEDKLKIVAVVELDTDYPYEEVYQLIVDKNGQGCSVRSEYDFDKMNKYEVPHKNGAIRTSSHFKVKYQIFLPKNQQFSLESINGDIELREVKSKANVKTINGFIDLEWDTKEGADFSLSTLHGDIYSDLDFPELTKRHVGAKLSHNYEGGGEEINLKVINGDIYLRKSK; encoded by the coding sequence ATGTTTCGCATATTATTATTAATCTCCGCATTCCTTTTCGGAATAGCAGGCAGGGAACAAACAGCCCAAACATTTCAGCAAGAAGTGAAAGTTACTAAAGATCAGTCCATCGAATTAGAGTTGAAATTTGCAGAGTTTATTCAAGTAAAGGGCTGGAAAGAAGACAAATTAAAGATTGTCGCAGTAGTAGAGTTAGATACAGATTATCCTTATGAAGAGGTTTATCAGTTGATTGTTGATAAAAATGGACAAGGTTGTTCTGTACGTTCTGAATATGATTTTGATAAGATGAATAAATATGAAGTTCCTCACAAGAATGGAGCGATTCGAACCTCAAGTCATTTTAAGGTGAAGTATCAGATTTTTTTACCTAAAAATCAGCAATTCAGCTTAGAGAGTATCAATGGAGATATAGAACTAAGGGAAGTAAAGTCTAAAGCCAATGTAAAGACCATCAATGGTTTTATAGATTTGGAATGGGATACTAAAGAAGGAGCTGACTTTAGTTTATCAACACTTCATGGAGATATCTATTCTGACCTTGACTTTCCAGAGTTGACTAAACGCCATGTTGGAGCAAAACTTAGCCATAATTATGAGGGTGGCGGCGAAGAAATAAACTTAAAAGTAATCAATGGAGATATTTATTTAAGAAAGTCAAAATAG